Proteins from a single region of Crassaminicella profunda:
- the dhaK gene encoding dihydroxyacetone kinase subunit DhaK, protein MKKIINNPENVVNEMLEGIVKAYPEYVKRVEGFDVLVRANLKEKVTLVSGGGSGHEPSHGGFVGEGMLDGAIAGEVFTSPTPDQVFEAIKAVDQGKGVLLVIKNYTGDVMNFEMAMELADAEGIKVESVVVNDDVAVENSTYTTGRRGIAGTIFVHKIAGAAAEKGLKLDEVKRIAEKVIKNVRSMGMALTPCTIPAVGKPGFELPEDEMEIGLGIHGEPGTHRDKIKNAREIVTHLMDKILADIQINENEEVVVLVNGLGGTPLMELYIANNEVDKILKEKGIKTYKTIVGNYMTSIEMAGFSISILKLDDELKELLDEKADTPAFKQI, encoded by the coding sequence TTGAAAAAAATTATTAATAATCCAGAAAATGTAGTCAATGAAATGCTAGAAGGGATTGTAAAAGCTTATCCTGAATATGTAAAAAGAGTAGAAGGCTTTGATGTGTTAGTTAGAGCAAATTTGAAAGAAAAAGTAACTTTAGTCAGCGGTGGAGGAAGTGGACATGAACCTTCCCATGGAGGATTTGTAGGAGAAGGAATGTTAGATGGGGCTATAGCAGGAGAAGTTTTTACATCTCCAACGCCAGATCAAGTATTTGAAGCTATAAAAGCAGTAGATCAAGGAAAAGGTGTACTTTTAGTAATCAAAAATTATACAGGTGACGTGATGAATTTTGAAATGGCTATGGAATTAGCTGATGCAGAAGGTATTAAAGTAGAGAGCGTTGTTGTAAACGATGATGTTGCTGTTGAAAACAGTACATATACTACTGGTAGACGAGGAATTGCAGGAACTATTTTTGTACACAAGATTGCTGGAGCGGCTGCTGAAAAAGGGCTGAAGTTAGATGAAGTGAAACGAATTGCAGAGAAGGTTATAAAAAATGTAAGATCTATGGGAATGGCTTTAACCCCTTGTACTATACCAGCAGTTGGAAAACCAGGTTTTGAATTGCCAGAAGATGAAATGGAAATTGGATTAGGAATACATGGTGAGCCTGGAACCCATAGAGATAAAATAAAGAATGCTAGAGAGATTGTAACACATTTAATGGATAAAATATTAGCAGATATACAAATCAATGAAAATGAAGAGGTTGTTGTTTTGGTAAATGGTTTAGGAGGAACACCTCTTATGGAATTGTATATTGCTAATAATGAAGTAGATAAAATATTGAAAGAAAAAGGGATAAAGACTTATAAAACTATAGTTGGAAATTATATGACTTCCATTGAAATGGCAGGATTTTCAATATCCATATTAAAGCTTGATGATGAATTAAAAGAATTATTAGATGAAAAAGCAGATACACCAGCATTCAAGCAAATATAG
- a CDS encoding ABC transporter ATP-binding protein, with the protein MNDRKIGNKRSGGFGGGHMGGMGKTEKAKDFKGTMNKLVKYLKPYSLSITIVIIFAIGSAAFSIVGPKILGKATTKIFEGLVSKVMGVEGASIDFAYIGNIVIWLLGLYIMSALFSIVQGYIISGVAQKVSYHLRKEISEKINRMPLKYFDRKTHGEVLSRVTNDVDTVSQTLNQSMSQIITSVITIIGVLIMMLSISWQMTLVALIMLPASMILVMAVVKKSQKYFKSQQEFLGHVNGHVEEIYGGHNIMKAFNGEEEAVQQFEELNNTLYYSAWKSQFLSGMMMPIMTFIGNIGYVAVSILGGWLAIKKTIEVGDILSFVQYVRSFTQPIAQVAQIANVLQSTVAAAERVFEFLEEEEEVLEVENPVKLRDVKGKVAFEDVQFGYTKDKTIIKNFSACIKSGQKVAIVGPTGAGKTTIVKLLMRFYDVQGGVISIDGHDIRDFEREDLRNMFGMVLQDTWLFNGSIMENIRYGRLNATDKEVIEAAKSAHVENFVKMLPNGYNMELNEEASNISQGQKQLLTIARAILSDPKILILDEATSSVDTRTEVLIQKAMENLMKGRTSFIIAHRLSTIRDADLILVMKDGDIVEQGHHEELLNMKGFYASLYNSQFRNVNAS; encoded by the coding sequence ATGAATGATAGAAAAATAGGGAATAAAAGGTCAGGTGGCTTTGGTGGAGGTCACATGGGTGGCATGGGAAAAACTGAGAAAGCCAAAGATTTTAAGGGGACGATGAATAAATTAGTAAAGTATCTGAAACCCTATAGCTTATCAATTACTATTGTAATTATTTTTGCCATAGGGAGTGCAGCTTTTTCTATAGTAGGTCCTAAGATTTTAGGTAAGGCTACAACAAAAATTTTTGAAGGTTTAGTAAGCAAGGTGATGGGAGTAGAAGGTGCTTCAATTGACTTTGCATATATAGGAAATATCGTGATTTGGCTTTTGGGATTGTATATAATGAGTGCCTTATTTTCAATCGTACAAGGTTATATCATTTCAGGAGTAGCACAGAAGGTATCTTATCATTTAAGAAAAGAAATTTCAGAAAAAATCAACCGTATGCCACTTAAATACTTTGATAGGAAGACTCATGGAGAAGTATTATCAAGGGTTACAAATGATGTTGATACGGTAAGCCAAACATTAAACCAAAGTATGTCACAGATTATAACATCTGTTATTACAATCATTGGTGTCCTCATCATGATGCTATCAATAAGCTGGCAAATGACGTTGGTGGCATTAATAATGTTACCAGCATCAATGATCTTAGTCATGGCAGTAGTAAAGAAATCACAAAAATACTTTAAGTCTCAACAGGAGTTTTTAGGTCATGTGAATGGTCATGTAGAAGAAATTTATGGTGGCCATAATATCATGAAAGCATTTAACGGAGAAGAAGAAGCTGTTCAACAATTTGAAGAGCTAAATAACACCCTGTACTATTCTGCATGGAAGTCTCAATTTCTATCTGGAATGATGATGCCTATTATGACCTTTATTGGAAATATAGGCTATGTAGCTGTATCTATTTTAGGCGGATGGCTTGCCATAAAAAAGACGATTGAAGTGGGAGATATCTTATCATTCGTGCAATACGTTAGAAGTTTTACTCAACCAATAGCTCAAGTAGCTCAAATAGCTAATGTTCTTCAATCAACGGTAGCAGCTGCTGAAAGAGTTTTTGAATTCTTAGAAGAGGAAGAAGAGGTTTTAGAAGTAGAAAATCCAGTTAAGCTTAGAGATGTTAAGGGGAAAGTTGCATTTGAAGATGTTCAATTTGGATATACGAAAGACAAGACTATTATAAAGAATTTTTCAGCTTGCATCAAATCAGGACAAAAGGTAGCCATTGTAGGACCAACAGGAGCTGGCAAAACAACTATTGTTAAGCTTTTAATGCGTTTTTATGATGTACAGGGTGGGGTTATATCCATTGATGGACACGATATAAGAGATTTTGAGAGAGAAGATTTACGTAATATGTTTGGGATGGTGCTTCAAGATACTTGGTTGTTTAATGGTTCAATTATGGAAAATATTCGTTATGGCAGACTCAATGCTACAGATAAAGAAGTAATTGAAGCAGCCAAGTCAGCACATGTAGAAAACTTTGTAAAGATGTTACCAAATGGATACAATATGGAGCTAAATGAAGAAGCAAGTAACATATCTCAAGGACAAAAGCAACTATTGACCATTGCTCGTGCAATTTTATCAGATCCTAAAATATTAATCCTTGATGAGGCAACAAGCTCTGTTGATACACGTACAGAAGTACTGATTCAAAAGGCAATGGAAAATCTAATGAAAGGAAGAACAAGCTTTATTATTGCTCATAGACTGTCAACCATTCGTGATGCAGATTTAATTCTTGTTATGAAGGATGGAGATATTGTAGAGCAAGGGCATCATGAAGAGTTATTAAATATGAAGGGTTTTTATGCGTCCCTTTATAATAGTCAGTTTAGAAATGTTAATGCTTCATAA
- a CDS encoding ABC transporter ATP-binding protein — MLKIMKYLKPFIAIIIVIIGLLFVQAICDLSLPDYMSNIVNVGIQQGGVENAVPKVIRKSELDKLKLFMNEDDQKKVEKSYILLDKQRLSQSELQDYIKDYSELRKTPLYKLNTKDEDQIDELNSIFGKPILIVEGIKKGEIDQGNIPLNTDLFTIISQMPKEQIKAMKEKIDEKFKDMPNSMITQSAVIFLHEEYKTIGIDTDKLQSNYILIAGLKMLLIALLSMGATVIVGLLAARVAAGLGRNLRDKLFRKVTTFSNAEFDKFSTASLITRSTNDIQQVQTLMVMLLRMVFYAPILGIGGIIKVLNTDTSMGWIIAVAVMAILTLVILLFSVAIPKFKSVQKLVDRLNLITRESLIGMLVIRAFNTQKHEEKKFEKANQDLTKTNLFINRLMTVMRPMMMLIMNGITLLIVWVGAHQIDAGNIQVGDMMAFIQYTMQIIMAFLMISMVSIMLPRASVSAQRIVEVLDTEVSIYDPKEPTLFKAERQGYVEFKNVSFRYPSAKEDVLSNITFTAKPGKTTAFIGSTGSGKTTLINMITRFYDATNGKILVDGTDIREVPQRELREKIGYVPQRGVLFSGTIQSNIQYGKKDATERELVKAAETAQAMEFIRTKTEGLGAEISQGGTNVSGGQKQRLSIARALVKKPEIFIFDDSFSALDFKTDAALRKSLKEDTLESTVLIVAQRISTIMDADQIIVLDEGKIVGNGTHKELMENCNVYKQIALSQLSKEELSS; from the coding sequence ATGTTAAAGATCATGAAGTATCTAAAACCGTTTATAGCTATAATTATTGTGATTATAGGTCTTTTATTCGTGCAAGCTATATGTGACCTATCACTTCCAGATTATATGTCTAATATTGTAAATGTGGGAATTCAGCAAGGGGGAGTAGAAAACGCAGTTCCTAAAGTAATTCGTAAAAGTGAGTTGGATAAACTTAAGCTCTTTATGAATGAAGATGATCAGAAAAAGGTAGAAAAAAGTTATATTCTTTTAGATAAGCAACGTCTTTCTCAAAGTGAGTTACAAGATTATATTAAGGACTATTCAGAACTTAGAAAGACGCCACTTTATAAGCTTAATACAAAAGATGAAGATCAAATAGATGAACTGAACAGTATATTTGGGAAGCCCATATTAATTGTTGAGGGAATTAAAAAGGGAGAAATAGATCAAGGGAATATTCCCTTGAATACAGATCTATTTACAATTATTTCACAGATGCCCAAAGAGCAAATTAAGGCAATGAAAGAAAAGATTGATGAGAAGTTTAAGGATATGCCTAACAGTATGATTACCCAGTCAGCGGTGATATTTCTTCATGAGGAGTACAAAACCATAGGCATAGATACAGATAAGCTTCAATCAAATTATATTCTTATTGCAGGTTTAAAAATGTTGCTTATAGCTTTACTTAGTATGGGAGCTACAGTTATAGTAGGTCTGCTTGCTGCAAGAGTAGCAGCAGGTCTTGGAAGAAATCTTAGAGATAAGTTATTTAGAAAGGTTACAACCTTTTCCAATGCAGAATTTGATAAATTCTCAACGGCTTCTTTAATAACAAGAAGTACAAATGATATTCAACAGGTACAAACCCTGATGGTCATGTTACTTAGAATGGTATTCTATGCACCGATTCTAGGGATAGGTGGAATCATTAAGGTACTTAATACGGATACTTCCATGGGATGGATTATAGCAGTTGCAGTTATGGCAATTTTAACATTAGTGATTTTATTATTTTCAGTAGCTATTCCTAAGTTTAAGAGTGTACAAAAGCTAGTAGACAGGCTAAATCTAATAACTCGTGAATCCTTAATCGGTATGCTAGTCATCCGTGCTTTTAATACGCAAAAGCATGAAGAAAAGAAATTTGAAAAAGCAAATCAAGATTTGACAAAAACCAATTTGTTTATAAATCGTTTAATGACAGTAATGAGGCCAATGATGATGCTGATTATGAATGGTATAACCTTATTGATTGTATGGGTAGGAGCACATCAGATTGATGCAGGTAATATTCAAGTAGGTGATATGATGGCTTTCATACAATATACCATGCAGATTATTATGGCTTTCTTAATGATTTCAATGGTATCCATCATGTTACCTCGTGCTTCTGTATCAGCACAACGTATCGTTGAAGTTTTAGATACTGAGGTGAGTATTTATGATCCAAAGGAACCAACTCTTTTCAAAGCAGAAAGACAGGGTTATGTAGAATTTAAGAATGTTTCTTTTAGATATCCAAGTGCAAAAGAAGATGTGCTTTCAAACATTACTTTTACTGCAAAGCCTGGGAAAACCACAGCGTTTATTGGAAGTACAGGTAGTGGTAAAACAACGCTAATAAATATGATTACACGTTTTTATGATGCTACAAATGGAAAAATATTAGTAGATGGTACGGATATCAGAGAAGTACCACAACGAGAATTAAGAGAAAAGATTGGCTATGTACCACAAAGGGGAGTTTTATTCTCAGGGACGATACAAAGCAATATTCAATACGGGAAGAAGGATGCAACAGAAAGAGAATTAGTAAAGGCAGCAGAGACAGCTCAAGCTATGGAATTTATTCGTACTAAAACTGAAGGATTAGGTGCAGAGATATCTCAAGGGGGTACGAATGTTTCAGGAGGTCAAAAGCAAAGACTTTCCATTGCCCGTGCCCTTGTTAAAAAGCCTGAAATATTTATATTCGATGATAGTTTTTCAGCTCTTGATTTTAAGACAGATGCAGCATTACGAAAATCATTAAAAGAGGATACTTTAGAAAGTACTGTTTTAATTGTGGCACAAAGAATCAGTACAATAATGGATGCGGATCAGATTATTGTTCTTGATGAAGGGAAAATCGTAGGAAATGGTACTCATAAGGAGCTTATGGAAAACTGTAATGTTTATAAGCAAATTGCTTTATCGCAACTTTCAAAGGAGGAGCTTTCATCATGA
- a CDS encoding MarR family winged helix-turn-helix transcriptional regulator, whose product MHKVELKKLSEDLYHLFLHLHKKIFDPHEIIKNFSIPPSHVKVIMYLRHNGTSSISGIAKNLTISRPNMTPIIDKLITEDMVKRYYDPNDRRIIRIELTDKAHEFIKEQEEKIKIDLGKKISSLNSEDLETLREHIVGITDIILKVK is encoded by the coding sequence ATGCATAAAGTTGAACTAAAGAAACTCTCTGAAGACTTATATCATTTATTCTTACATTTGCATAAGAAAATTTTTGATCCACACGAAATAATAAAAAATTTTTCTATCCCCCCCTCTCATGTTAAAGTGATTATGTATCTTAGACATAATGGTACCTCTTCAATTTCTGGAATTGCTAAGAATCTGACAATATCTAGACCTAACATGACACCAATCATTGATAAATTAATTACTGAAGACATGGTTAAAAGATATTATGACCCAAATGATAGAAGAATTATCAGAATTGAACTAACAGATAAAGCTCATGAATTTATAAAAGAGCAAGAAGAAAAAATAAAAATTGACCTGGGCAAAAAAATATCCTCTCTTAATTCTGAGGATTTAGAAACTCTAAGAGAGCATATAGTAGGTATTACAGACATCATTTTAAAAGTAAAATAA
- a CDS encoding MutS family DNA mismatch repair protein: MDSREVYEKRVKYYGRLVDKLSKNIACISNLRLVVVVAIIASVSFVNSMERYLISWVISLFGTILFVYLVCRSRRLKEKYKYVSILKKVNVDSIMRLEGRWTEFNDKGDDFQDENHNFSYDIDILGQGSLFQWINSGNTYMGRIKLADILTHPYSDKETIIKRQKAISELSTKRWWRHKLQVEGRMVTEKSRNLEVLINWAKTKHLLYMNSWMIIVFRALPLVTVGTFLLAFVANSIIKSIPIILIIFQFMLIFINIKKRNREFALVYKYKKSILAYRRILRHFEKVNFQSEYLRELKTSLRNNKGLSAMRQLKRLEDLVDRIENRNNMLFLPINVISLWDYQCLIELERWKSESGLILEVWLQKIGEIEALSSLGTIAYDYPNWTIPKITEKPSILQVKKIGHPLLANKRVCNDVNIQDPFRILLITGSNMSGKSTFLRTIGINLILAYVGAPVCASNMTCSIFSIHTCMRISDNLEKGISSFYGELLRIKEIVKATKEDKQVFFLLDEIFKGTNSYDRHIGAKKLIKKLQNNGAIGLVSTHDLELGILEKENTIKNYHFQEYYKDDQICFDYKLRPGISTTRNALHLMKIIGIEEEID, encoded by the coding sequence ATGGATTCAAGGGAGGTATATGAAAAAAGAGTTAAATATTACGGACGATTAGTAGATAAGCTATCAAAAAACATAGCTTGTATTAGTAATCTAAGGCTTGTAGTTGTAGTAGCTATAATTGCTAGTGTAAGTTTTGTAAACAGCATGGAAAGATATCTGATTTCTTGGGTAATATCTTTGTTTGGGACTATATTGTTTGTTTATCTTGTTTGCAGAAGTAGAAGACTTAAGGAAAAATATAAATATGTATCTATTCTTAAAAAAGTAAATGTTGATTCTATTATGAGACTAGAGGGCAGATGGACGGAGTTTAACGATAAGGGAGATGATTTTCAAGATGAAAATCACAATTTTTCTTATGATATTGATATTTTAGGACAAGGATCTCTCTTCCAATGGATCAATTCAGGGAATACGTATATGGGAAGAATTAAGCTTGCGGATATTTTGACTCACCCCTATAGTGATAAAGAGACAATCATTAAAAGACAGAAAGCAATCAGTGAATTATCTACTAAGAGATGGTGGAGGCATAAGCTTCAGGTCGAAGGAAGAATGGTTACAGAAAAAAGTAGGAATCTTGAAGTTTTAATAAACTGGGCAAAAACTAAACATTTATTATATATGAATTCTTGGATGATTATAGTCTTTCGAGCATTACCCCTTGTTACAGTTGGTACTTTCTTGTTAGCCTTTGTAGCCAATAGTATCATCAAAAGTATTCCAATAATTCTTATAATATTTCAGTTTATGCTTATTTTCATTAATATAAAAAAGCGGAATAGAGAGTTTGCTTTGGTATATAAGTACAAAAAAAGTATATTGGCGTACAGAAGGATATTAAGACACTTTGAAAAAGTGAATTTTCAGTCTGAGTATCTTAGGGAATTAAAGACTAGTCTAAGGAACAATAAAGGTTTATCAGCAATGAGACAATTGAAAAGGCTAGAAGATCTAGTTGATAGAATTGAAAACCGAAACAATATGTTATTTTTACCAATCAATGTGATTTCTCTATGGGATTATCAATGCTTAATTGAACTAGAACGTTGGAAAAGTGAATCTGGATTAATACTTGAGGTATGGTTACAAAAAATAGGTGAAATTGAAGCACTATCTAGTTTAGGAACCATAGCATATGATTATCCAAACTGGACAATTCCTAAAATTACAGAAAAGCCTTCAATTCTTCAAGTCAAGAAAATAGGACATCCTTTGCTCGCCAATAAACGAGTATGTAATGATGTAAATATACAAGATCCTTTTCGAATATTATTAATAACTGGATCTAATATGTCTGGAAAGAGTACTTTTTTGAGGACGATTGGAATTAATTTGATTCTTGCCTATGTAGGGGCACCAGTATGTGCAAGCAATATGACATGTTCAATTTTCAGCATACATACATGCATGAGAATAAGTGATAATCTTGAAAAAGGGATCTCCTCCTTCTATGGAGAGTTGTTAAGGATTAAAGAAATTGTAAAGGCAACTAAAGAAGATAAACAAGTATTTTTCTTACTTGATGAAATATTTAAAGGGACAAACTCCTATGATCGACATATAGGTGCAAAAAAGTTAATTAAAAAATTACAGAACAATGGAGCTATAGGTCTTGTGTCAACCCATGATCTTGAGTTAGGTATCTTGGAAAAGGAAAATACAATTAAAAATTACCATTTTCAAGAATATTATAAGGATGATCAAATTTGTTTTGATTACAAACTAAGACCAGGTATTTCTACCACAAGGAATGCGCTACATCTCATGAAAATAATAGGAATAGAAGAAGAGATAGATTGA
- a CDS encoding ribonuclease H family protein — protein sequence MNMLVFSMSIIKEQQGSFIIDIFHKKNSTKIMFTPDTKSLVFLEENSISLLLRKNEYQLRKILHNKRKNTFYVGFHLTFALRDEKDMAAFNHPSKIIVLDKRYGNHHSYVVDKGEELIHKIYTDGSFLEKKNTGGFVVLHKNLKGDYQIYTYQSDEKSSSLLELLAAMKGIEILKNEEKIRIITDSRYVRKGLTEWIVNWELNDWYTANGEKVKNIEHWKKFNMLTRNKYIEFEWVKGHSDHFENTVCDLYAKEIAGKSKKA from the coding sequence ATGAATATGCTGGTATTTTCAATGAGTATTATTAAAGAACAACAAGGTTCATTTATTATAGATATTTTTCATAAAAAGAACAGTACGAAAATAATGTTTACACCTGATACAAAATCTCTAGTTTTCTTAGAAGAGAATTCTATTAGCTTATTGTTAAGAAAAAATGAATATCAATTAAGAAAAATATTACATAATAAAAGAAAAAATACTTTTTATGTAGGGTTTCATCTTACTTTTGCACTAAGAGACGAAAAGGATATGGCTGCATTTAATCATCCGTCCAAAATTATAGTTTTAGATAAAAGATATGGAAACCATCATAGCTATGTAGTAGATAAAGGAGAAGAGCTTATACACAAGATTTATACAGATGGAAGCTTTTTAGAAAAGAAGAATACAGGAGGCTTTGTTGTACTACATAAAAATTTAAAAGGAGATTATCAAATATATACCTATCAATCTGATGAAAAAAGTAGCAGTTTACTAGAACTTTTAGCAGCTATGAAAGGAATAGAGATATTAAAAAATGAAGAGAAAATCAGAATTATTACAGATAGTCGATATGTAAGAAAAGGATTAACAGAATGGATTGTTAATTGGGAATTAAACGATTGGTATACAGCCAATGGAGAAAAAGTAAAGAACATAGAGCATTGGAAAAAATTTAACATGCTTACAAGGAATAAATATATAGAATTTGAATGGGTAAAAGGACACTCAGATCATTTTGAAAATACTGTGTGTGACCTATATGCGAAAGAAATTGCAGGAAAAAGTAAAAAAGCATAG
- the scfB gene encoding thioether cross-link-forming SCIFF peptide maturase has translation MTMIHKFKYKEDYFILDVASGAIHVVDQNIYDMIDEESLKDRDYYIQKFKSKTDTNIICECYDELKKLQEEGSLYSNDTYTNDIVKKYEAQPNSVKSLCLNIAHDCNLMCKYCFADGEGYDDQEKLMPLEVAKRSVDFLIAHSGSRKNLEVDFFGGEPLLNMDVVKKTVEYAKSLEKQHNKHFRFTITTNSTLLNEEIMDYLEHNMINIVLSIDGRKKVHDNIRITKNKKGSYDMILPKIQKMVEKRHQSHKQYYIRGTFTSNNLDFSEDVKHFIDLGFKEISIEPVVLPADHELAIQENHLEQIFKQYDIICDELIKHKDVIFYHFNINIYGGPCIYKRISGCGAGFDYVAVTPDGDIFPCHQFVGNKDFYLGNVFEGKTNQTIATSFKELHIYNKPECKNCWARFFCSGGCQANHYNFNRDFKIPYSIACQMQKKRIECAIALQYYRNNNISEVK, from the coding sequence ATGACAATGATACATAAATTTAAATATAAAGAGGACTATTTTATTTTGGATGTAGCTTCAGGAGCCATCCACGTAGTAGATCAAAATATTTATGATATGATTGATGAAGAAAGTCTTAAAGATAGAGATTATTATATTCAAAAATTCAAATCAAAAACAGATACAAATATTATCTGTGAATGTTATGATGAATTAAAAAAACTTCAAGAAGAAGGAAGTCTTTATTCTAACGATACCTATACAAACGATATTGTTAAAAAATATGAAGCACAACCTAATTCAGTAAAATCTCTTTGCCTTAATATTGCTCATGATTGCAATTTAATGTGTAAATATTGTTTTGCTGATGGAGAAGGTTATGATGATCAAGAAAAATTAATGCCCCTTGAAGTCGCTAAAAGAAGTGTTGATTTTTTAATAGCACACTCAGGTTCTAGAAAAAATCTTGAAGTTGATTTTTTTGGTGGAGAACCCCTTTTAAATATGGACGTTGTAAAAAAAACAGTTGAATATGCTAAAAGTTTAGAAAAACAACATAACAAACATTTTAGATTTACAATAACCACAAACTCTACATTGCTCAATGAAGAAATTATGGATTACTTAGAACATAACATGATCAATATCGTTTTAAGTATTGATGGTAGAAAAAAAGTTCATGATAATATAAGAATTACAAAAAATAAAAAAGGCAGTTATGATATGATTTTACCTAAAATACAAAAAATGGTAGAAAAGAGACATCAATCACACAAACAATATTATATAAGAGGAACTTTTACATCTAATAATTTGGATTTCTCTGAAGATGTAAAACATTTTATTGACCTTGGTTTTAAAGAAATTTCAATTGAACCAGTGGTATTACCCGCTGATCATGAATTAGCTATCCAAGAAAATCATCTAGAACAAATCTTTAAACAATATGATATAATATGTGATGAATTAATAAAACATAAGGATGTCATATTTTATCATTTCAATATAAATATTTATGGAGGACCCTGTATTTACAAAAGAATCTCAGGATGTGGCGCTGGTTTTGACTATGTTGCTGTAACACCAGATGGAGATATATTTCCATGTCACCAATTTGTAGGAAATAAAGATTTTTATTTAGGAAATGTTTTTGAAGGTAAAACAAATCAAACAATTGCTACATCATTTAAAGAATTGCACATTTATAATAAACCCGAATGCAAAAACTGCTGGGCAAGATTTTTTTGTAGCGGAGGTTGCCAGGCAAATCATTATAATTTCAATAGAGATTTTAAAATCCCTTATAGTATTGCATGTCAAATGCAGAAAAAAAGAATAGAATGTGCTATTGCATTACAATATTATAGGAATAATAATATTTCTGAGGTAAAATAG
- a CDS encoding glycerate kinase family protein encodes MKKIVISPDSFKGTMDSIEVCNIIEKGIKNIIQNVKVIKIPIADGGEGTVDAFIHAVGGEKVKVKVKGPLWDEIEAFYGILSDGETAVIEMASASGLPLVEDRKNPMLTTTYGTGQLMMHALNQGCKKIIIGIGGSATNDGGIGMATALGAKFLDDMGNEIDLNGGGLKNLEKIDVSGITNKLQNCEVVAACDVDNPLFGLNGAAYVFSPQKGADEKMVKELDENLRNFAGILYRDLDIDVQNIQGSGAAGGLGAGLVAFAGAKLQSGIKIILDIVKFDEIILDADFVITGEGRIDGQSLRGKVPIGIAEKAVKYNVPVIAIVGAIGIDAEKVFEKGITSIFTTNLRPEPFEEAKKNCKENLLKTTEAIMRLIHVI; translated from the coding sequence TTGAAAAAAATTGTTATTTCTCCAGACTCATTCAAGGGAACGATGGATTCAATAGAAGTATGTAATATTATTGAAAAAGGAATAAAAAATATAATACAAAATGTAAAAGTGATAAAGATACCAATTGCAGATGGTGGAGAAGGAACAGTTGATGCATTTATTCATGCTGTTGGTGGAGAAAAAGTGAAGGTTAAGGTAAAAGGACCTCTTTGGGATGAAATAGAAGCATTTTATGGAATACTCTCAGATGGAGAGACAGCTGTAATTGAAATGGCATCTGCTTCTGGACTTCCATTAGTTGAAGATAGAAAAAATCCTATGTTAACTACTACTTATGGTACTGGACAGTTAATGATGCATGCTTTAAATCAAGGATGCAAAAAAATAATAATAGGTATAGGTGGTAGTGCTACGAATGATGGTGGTATAGGTATGGCTACTGCACTAGGTGCAAAGTTTTTGGATGATATGGGTAATGAAATTGATTTGAATGGTGGAGGACTTAAAAATCTTGAGAAAATTGATGTCTCAGGTATAACGAACAAGCTACAAAATTGTGAGGTAGTTGCAGCTTGTGATGTAGATAATCCTCTATTTGGGTTAAATGGGGCTGCATATGTATTTTCACCACAAAAAGGTGCAGATGAGAAAATGGTTAAAGAATTAGATGAAAATTTAAGAAATTTTGCAGGTATATTATATAGAGATTTAGATATAGATGTTCAAAATATACAAGGATCAGGAGCAGCTGGTGGGCTTGGAGCAGGTTTAGTAGCTTTTGCTGGAGCAAAACTTCAATCGGGGATAAAAATTATTTTAGATATTGTAAAATTTGATGAAATTATTTTAGATGCAGACTTTGTCATTACAGGAGAGGGAAGAATTGATGGTCAAAGCTTAAGAGGAAAAGTTCCTATTGGAATTGCTGAAAAAGCAGTTAAGTATAATGTTCCAGTAATTGCTATAGTAGGGGCTATAGGGATAGATGCTGAAAAAGTATTTGAAAAAGGAATTACTTCAATTTTTACAACGAATCTGAGGCCAGAGCCTTTTGAAGAAGCTAAAAAGAATTGTAAAGAAAATTTATTAAAAACTACGGAAGCTATCATGCGTTTGATACATGTAATATAA